The Coccidioides posadasii str. Silveira chromosome 3, complete sequence genome contains a region encoding:
- a CDS encoding uncharacterized protein (EggNog:ENOG410J5QS~COG:U~TransMembrane:2 (o26-46i53-74o)~BUSCO:16264at33183), producing MDEILAPLQDIFEAQIDFHGQRLAEILSTVLLILFGAIGFIAGYIYQDIFITVLIGTVGLISTMLVVVPSWPIYNKHPEPWLVPGIGGVQGGGIVVGNVKAR from the exons ATGGATGAAATACTCGCCCCCCTCCAGGATATCTTCGAGGCTCAAATA GATTTCCATGGCCAGCGCCTTGCTGAAATACTAAGTACCGTTTTACTCATTCTCTTCGGC GCTATTGGGTTCATCGCCGGTTACATATACCAAGACATCTTCATAACGGTTTTGATCGGGACGGTTGGGCTAATTTCAACGATGCTGGTTGTCGTACCGTCATGGCCAATCTATAACAAACACCCCGAACCCTGGCTGGTGCCGGGTATTGGAGGAGTGCAAGGGGGAGGAATTGTGGTAGGAAACGTTAAAGCGCGCTGA
- the ALR1 gene encoding Mg(2+) transporter (EggNog:ENOG410PG66~COG:P~TransMembrane:2 (i600-623o635-656i)~BUSCO:3397at33183), with protein MSESPRSEKCQTRYSTPVPELDDHRFQAESLPRADTIESIAGRLPIPQVVTTQPEEPRDFHHVREALLDGSLKVRDFEHAIVDDDHSIQDLERAGGRRMSVSPAAVRTHRRTRTNQDASSISSSRSSSPPNSVDAFAEPRRRERANTLESQCPADLDALLHRTISAGTHHRRPTFSNESVIRADSVDPRVNMGEGGDVCFPPHEESRKSSLIDFEELEEFVALGKTASPPPNGSTRRKHSMSSQSKQPRIFHDLRPHAHKTGDPIPIMRGASPLESSSDFVDKTDRVAKQLGGAPVDAVDEKKLFEILQNENDPTRFSFFSSEFESTIHAAELGDLVLPGDSFRDLFQLGPEGGVWWLDVINPSKDELGAICRAFSIHPLTAEDIITQEAREKVELFKQYYFVCFRTFYQIDKASEHYLEPVNLYMVVFREGVLSFSFIDNPHAANVRKRIGKLREYVSLSSDWICYAMIDDIVDSFGPVIRDVERESEAIEDHVYVARVEDFNVFLPQIGGLRKKVMSLMRLLGGKADVIRGFSKRCNEQYSVTPRGDIGLYLGDIQDHVVTMMSNLGHFEKMLSRAHSNYLAQLNVTNIMLGNDVNRILSKITFLGSILVPLNLICGLFGMNVPVPGGEGGSLSWFFGILGVIGAIMVISVVLARRYKLL; from the exons ATGAGTGAATCACCGAGGTCAGAGAAGTGCCAGACAAGGTACAGCACTCCCGTTCCCGAGCTGGATGACCATCGCTTCCAAGCCGAGTCCCTGCCGAGAGCGGACACCATCGAGAGCATCGCCGGCAGGCTTCCTATCCCCCAGGTGGTCACTACGCAACCCGAAGAACCCCGCGATTTTCACCATGTGAGGGAGGCGCTCCTCGACGGCTCCTTGAAAGTTCGCGATTTTGAACATGCTATTGTAGATGACGATCACTCCATTCAAGATCTTGAACGTGCTGGAGGAAGACGAATGTCTGTGAGCCCTGCTGCGGTTCGCACCCACAGACGCACCCGAACCAATCAAGACGCATCGTCGATTTCTTCCTCCAGATCATCCTCTCCTCCGAACTCGGTTGACGCTTTCGCGGAGCCTCGTCGACGCGAACGTGCAAATACCCTCGAAAGTCAGTGCCCAGCGGACCTCGACGCCCTTCTGCATCGCACGATATCTGCTGGTACACATCACCGGCGGCCAACCTTTAGTAATGAAAGTGTCATTCGGGCAGACAGCGTAGACCCGCGGGTTAACATGGGAGAGGGTGGAGATGTATGCTTCCCCCCCCATGAGGAATCACGAAAGTCATCGCTTATCGACTTTGAAGAGCTGGAAGAGTTCGTGGCCCTTGGGAAAACGGCAAGTCCGCCACCCAATGGTTCTACTCGGCGCAAGCATAGCATGAGCTCACAAAGCAAGCAACCACGAATCTTTCATGATTTGCGCCCTCATGCTCACAAGACAGGTGATCCAATCCCTATCATGCGGGGTGCAAGTCCCTTGGAATCATCATCCGATTTTGTTGATAAAACAGACAGAGTTGCAAAACAACTTGGCGGAGCTCCTGTGGATGCGGTTGACGAGAAAAAGCTCTTTGAAATCCTTCAGAATGAAAATGACCCCACACGCTTCAGTTTCTTCTCTTCAGAATTTGAAAGCACAATCCATGCTGCCGAACTAGGGGATCTGGTCCTCCCAGGCGACAGCTTCCGAGACCTTTTCCAGCTTGGCCCGGAAGGAGGTGTGTGGTGGCTCGACGTTATTAATCCAAGTAAGGATGAGCTTGGGGCAATATGCCGTGCATTTTCCATCCATCCTTTGACAGCAGAGGACATTATCACTCAGGAAGCCCGTGAGAAGGTTGAGTTGTTCAAGCAGTACTATTTTGTCTGCTTCCGGACCTTCTATCAGATCGACAAAGCTAGTGAACACTACCTGGAGCCTGTCAATCTTTATATGGTGGTGTTCCGCGAAGGAGTACTGTCTTTCTCGTTCATTGATAACCCTCATGCTGCAAATGTCCGCAAGAGAATTGGGAAGTTGAGAGAGTATGTTTCACTTAGCAGTGACTGGATCTGCTATGCCATGAT CGACGACATTGTTGACAGCTTTGGACCAGTCATCCGTGATGTAGAGAGAGAATCTGAAGCAATTGAAGACCATGTATATGTTGCCCGTGTGGAAGACTTCAACGTCTTTCTTCCTCAAATCGGCGGTCTCCGGAAAAAAGTGATGAGTTTGATGCGACTGCTAGGCGGTAAAGCAGATGTTATTCGGGGCTTCTCAAAGCGCTGCAATGAGCAATATTCGGTTACTCCGCGTGGAGACATTGGTCTATATCTCGGTGATATTCAGGACCATGTTGTTACGATGATGTCCAATCTTGGCCATTTCGAAAAAATGCTCAGCCGAGCCCACAGCAACTATCTTGCCCAGTTGAATGTGACCAACATCATGTTGGGCAATGATGTGAATAGGATCTTGAGCAAGATCACCTTCTTGGGAAGTATTTTGGTTCCATTGAACCTGATTTGTGGTCTTTTTGGAATGAACGTCCCTGTGCCTGGTGGTGAAGGGGGCAGCTTGTCCTGGTTCTTTGGCATCCTTGGTGTCATTGGAGCCATCATGGTCATTAGTGTTGTGTTAGCACGGCGGTATAAACTGCTGTGA
- a CDS encoding uncharacterized protein (EggNog:ENOG410PX6I~COG:S~BUSCO:9294at33183): protein MSTPTPSTPKGPRNTKKHSKRIATPISHSNTLTNGLSSVVGKGTPPYFSPSAQHNDSNSAYDSSNTLSEGGSRSKKARPTKKHWDPSKPSNGSGNTGHRHTSSQPSVKSPLALRGSPHYAGPTFHASPAPSALPVPSFVSKSVPEADSPLQTQKVHDSDDGDSSPTQARTLPLLQEEDKNTSSPLEFLFRAAREANNVNGTKERGRTSGSTTPLQEDVKKFEIPQESEPVSGAVFPLEMDASESRVKTPDSKMMAIGPSFAPSYRERINALRSASSPSSPADTTTLNEEERKAKAEALKNLLLNPTPQRSASSSLGPRHNSGLFSPQSTTARPNHCRISQQPSSMTTPVSSEQNTAKVNAGDKSSSIPYQYLTSVCNGAHKFPNPSSNTQKEMFPVNQHNPTFQMSRNHSAHTYSGHSTFHGNYVSPTPNRTVPSLVSGGQPAQGVSTRLDPLETKRMEDDLRRILKLNVNDTHNVKGMRQTMA, encoded by the coding sequence ATGTCGACCCCAACACCTTCCACGCCTAAGGGGCCCCGAAATACGAAGAAACACTCTAAAAGAATTGCCACCCCTATTTCTCATTCGAATACCCTCACGAACGGCCTGTCATCTGTGGTAGGAAAGGGAACCCCTCCCTACTTCAGTCCATCCGCCCAACACAACGATTCGAACTCTGCATACGACTCTTCAAATACTCTATCGGAAGGTGGATCACGAAGCAAGAAAGCACGGCCAACGAAAAAACATTGGGATCCATCGAAACCGTCAAATGGCAGCGGGAATACCGGTCATCGACACACATCCTCGCAACCCTCAGTGAAGTCTCCGTTGGCACTTCGGGGCAGTCCACACTATGCCGGGCCGACATTTCATGCCTCCCCCGCGCCATCTGCCTTGCCGGTACCCTCCTTTGTATCGAAATCCGTTCCTGAGGCTGATTCGCCCCTCCAAACTCAAAAAGTCCATGACTCTGACGATGGAGACTCTTCGCCCACACAAGCCAGAACACTTCCTTtgcttcaagaagaagataaaaataCGTCTTCGCCTCTTGAGTTCCTTTTCAGGGCTGCTCGGGAAGCGAATAACGTAAACGGCACAAAGGAACGTGGTCGCACGTCCGGATCCACAACTCCACTGCAAGAAGATGTCAAAAAATTTGAAATACCTCAAGAATCCGAGCCCGTCTCGGGTGCAGTTTTCCCTCTTGAGATGGATGCTTCTGAGAGTAGAGTTAAAACCCCCGACAGCAAAATGATGGCGATCGGTCCGTCCTTTGCTCCTTCCTACAGAGAACGGATTAATGCTCTTCGATCTGCGAGTTCTCCATCGAGTCCAGCGGATACTACTACATTAAacgaagaagaaagaaaagcgaAGGCAGAAGCGTTGAAAAATTTGCTCTTAAACCCTACCCCTCAACGTTCTGCCTCGTCGTCGCTCGGACCTCGCCATAATTCTGGTCTTTTTAGCCCACAATCCACCACTGCAAGGCCAAACCACTGCCGTATATCACAGCAACCATCTAGCATGACAACTCCTGTGTCATCCGAACAGAACACGGCCAAGGTAAATGCTGGTGATAAAAGCAGCAGCATTCCTTACCAATACTTGACCTCCGTTTGCAATGGAGCCCACAAGTTCCCAAACCCATCCTCTAATACTCAAAAAGAGATGTTTCCTGTCAATCAACACAACCCTACCTTCCAAATGTCACGAAATCATTCTGCCCACACTTACTCTGGGCATTCGACCTTCCATGGAAATTATGTTTCGCCTACCCCCAACCGGACCGTGCCTTCACTAGTCTCCGGGGGGCAGCCTGCTCAAGGGGTTTCTACGCGGTTAGATCCGCTGGAAACGAAGAGAATGGAAGATGACCTCCGACGCATTTTGAAGCTTAATGTCAACGACACACATAATGTTAAAGGCATGAGACAGACCATGGCGTGA
- a CDS encoding uncharacterized protein (EggNog:ENOG410PTIN~TransMembrane:1 (i206-228o)) encodes MATRTKVEPDLYAPRFAPGKELGSGLMLTSALDVENPTEPDLQGPIHPIFQLERWPELMLDRARYDSFRPSFILATKLLKVAGPFLASVIPKLRMDSRKEYIVVKESVAESQLHRCFERLDVIAQHTEWRENSVMWPNIGRHGLTAPHGGGIEPDQPRDDEDVEVWESSTKRDISNGLPCRKMTVYLASQYGEALKKFGGMEPPSMIYLQVVFMCAVTLVHEIAHLAFSACFSNRPWRGEPLVKDEVLRELGSSLIAWLFKGWVPENISIDPNGKDDHSFKYGCCWYKQRRHPRAHPQYTTVHSMPMSYIQSILSQKKWDKFDEYDMPSYSMAVRTLLLEPLLPFPAGITARIARKAKRVQVDEDPALVPYSGIWDYHDPDWEEPGRLGSNEKLPCSPKTPSLKSEVDARETNDGLRGGRSAISPPPANRKGEASEEFSESAASSPINIWSIPSASKSPSPLQRGEMQPRSERSGQGDCVRSESANREECRDVGISYEECQTAGVQRSRFNGSTIPYPRNLADVGANVTGPNSIPARRLRQRTSACPSRPSFRGRGNGGHHISHNSVGNSHSQLDNEDSGITKHGMQRFPVMAPPSVHNSLRRWPAERPLRRSRRLQGLDPEMPDGLQPPKRRRVVRH; translated from the exons ATGGCGACTAGGACCAAGGTTGAACCCGACCTTTACGCACCGCGGTTTGCACCAGGGAAGGAGTTA GGGTCAGGACTCATGCTTACAAGTGCCTTAGATGTTGAAAATCCGACAGAGCCCGACCTACAAGGTCCCATACATCCGATATTCCAGCTCGAAAGATGGCCCGAGTTAATGCTAGACCGTGCCAGATATGACTCGTTTCGACCGAGTTTCATACTAGCCACGAAGTTGCTAAAAGTGGCCGGCCCGTTCTTAGCATCGGTGATACCAAAGCTTAGAATGGATTCAAGAAAAGAATACATTGTGGTGAAGGAAAGTGTAGCAGAGTCTCAATTGCACCGGTGCTTTGAGCGATTGGACGTAATTGCACAGCACACAGAATGGAGAGAAAACTCCGTCATGTGGCCTAACATTGGCCGGCATGGGCTCACAGCTCCCCATGGCGGAGGGATAGAGCCGGATCAACCCAGGGATGACGAGGATGTCGAAGTTTGGGAAAGCTCGACCAAAAGAGATATCTCTAATGGATTGCCCTGCCGCAAGATGACCGTTTATCTTGCCAGTCAATATGGAGAGGCGTTGAAGAAGTTTGGAGGAATGGAGCCTCCAAGCATGATATATTTGCAGGTCGTTTTCATGTGCGCAGTCACCCTTGTCCATGAAATTGCTCATTTAGCCTTCTCCGCATGCTTCTCAAACCGACCCTGGAGGGGGGAGCCACTGGTCAAAGACGAAGTGCTGCGTGAGCTGGGATCCAGTTTAATAGCTTGGCTATTCAAAGGTTGGGTCCCCGAAAATATTAGCATCGATCCTAATGGCAAAGATGACCATTCATTCAAATATGGATGTTGCTGGTATAAACAGCGCCGCCATCCAAGGGCACACCCGCAATATACGACGGTGCATTCAATGCCCATGTCGTACATCCAATCCATTCTAAGTCAAAAGAAGTGGGACAAGTTCGACGAGTACGACATGCCATCGTATTCCATGGCAGTTAGAACACTTCTCCTGGAACCTTTGCTGCCTTTTCCAGCAGGAATCACTGCTCGCATCGCCAGAAAGGCGAAGCGAGTTCAGGTGGACGAAGATCCCGCCTTAGTCCCATATTCTGGCATTTGGGACTACCATGATCCAGACTGGGAAGAGCCTGGGCGACTGGGATCTAACGAAAAACTCCCATGTTCTCCCAAAACACCTTCTCTCAAATCTGAAGTGGATGCTAGAGAGACAAATGACGGACTGAGGGGCGGAAGGTCAGCTATCAGCCCGCCACCGGCTAACCGGAAAGGAGAGGCATCCGAAGAATTCTCCGAGTCTGCAGCTTCTTCTCCCATCAATATTTGGTCTATTCCGAGTGCCAGCAAGTCACCATCTCCGCTGCAAAGAGGAGAAATGCAACCGCGCTCGGAGCGTAGCGGCCAAGGAGACTGTGTAAGAAGCGAAAGTGCGAATAGAGAAGAATGCAGAGATGTTGGAATCAGCTATGAAGAATGTCAGACAGCAGGTGTGCAGAGGTCGCGCTTCAATGGTAGCACAATCCCATACCCCAGGAATCTGGCAGATGTCGGTGCAAATGTCACGGGTCCTAATTCCATACCCGCGAGAAGGTTGAGACAGCGCACAAGTGCTTGTCCCAGCCGGCCAAGCTTCCGCGGACGTGGAAATGGCGGCCACCACATCTCCCATAATTCCGTGGGAAACAGTCATTCGCAACTCGACAATGAGGACAGCGGCATCACAAAGCACGGCATGCAACGCTTCCCTGTGATGGCACCCCCATCTGTGCATAATTCACTTCGGCGATGGCCGGCAGAGAGACCTCTTCGAAGGAGCAGGAGGCTGCAAGGCCTGGACCCCGAAATGCCGGACGGACTTCAACCGCCCAAGAGACGGCGGGTTGTGCGACATTAG
- the RBX1_1 gene encoding RING-box protein 1 (EggNog:ENOG410PNSJ~COG:O~BUSCO:15462at33183) translates to MADVEMTDAPTAPAKLRGATKSSKSGAAEASSEGKKRFEVKKWNAVALWAWDIVVDNCAICRNHIMDLCIECQANQGSSTAEECTVAWGICNHAFHFHCISRWLRTRQVCPLDNRDWEFQKYGR, encoded by the exons ATGGCCGACGTTGAAATGACCGATGCCCCAACAGCGCCAGCAAAACTCCGGGGTGCGACTAAGAGCTCCAAATCAGGCGCCGCTGAGGCCAGCTCCGAAGGAAAGAAGCGGTTTGAGGTGAAGAAA TGGAATGCCGTCGCTCTCTGGGCATGGGACATTGTCGTAGACAACTGTGCCATCTGCCGAAACCACATCATGGACCTGT GCATCGAGTGCCAGGCGAACCAGGGGTCCTCGACGGCAGAAGAATGTACTGTTGCGTGGGGAATATGCAAT CACGCTTTCCATTTCCACTGCATCTCAAGATGGCTGAGGACGAGACAAGTCTGCCCACTAGATAACAGAGACTGGGAATTCCAAAAGTATGGCCGATAG